A genomic segment from Lignipirellula cremea encodes:
- a CDS encoding Gfo/Idh/MocA family protein: MDRRKFLQQSSTGVIAGLGAAALANQAKAAPSERVRVGMIGSAGRAYSLCSTFSGNPNVEIVMVADVDPRRMPKALQKITENQGQAPKTTTDFRHIIDDDSIDAIVVGTPDHWHAIPTILGCLAGKDVYVEKPDGHNIVEGQRMVAAARKHGRVVQMGSQHRSTDRLISALDYIRTGALGKVLFAKAWESTRQRSIGNPPDSQPPSGVDYDMWLGAAPKRPFNPCRFHGNWRWFFDTGTGDLGNDGVHRLDMAFAAMNAACEAQGDAPCVLPRKISAMGGKRYFDDAQEFADTLQVAYEYESATPKILTYEMRIWAPYDMDDESEGAAIYGDLGYMIIGNERWRAYSSKGLVKEVQGDSFEGPHVQNFIDCIKSRNKPACDLETVGHPASLLCHAGNVAWRVGRSLTFDAATETFVGDEEANALRGRPEWRKPWVLPEV, encoded by the coding sequence ATGGATCGTCGCAAGTTTCTGCAGCAGTCTTCGACCGGCGTCATTGCTGGTCTGGGCGCGGCAGCCCTCGCCAACCAGGCGAAAGCAGCTCCTAGCGAACGCGTGCGAGTCGGCATGATCGGTTCGGCCGGCAGGGCCTACAGCTTGTGCAGCACCTTCTCCGGCAACCCCAACGTGGAAATCGTGATGGTCGCGGACGTCGACCCTCGCCGCATGCCCAAGGCCCTGCAGAAGATTACCGAGAACCAGGGACAGGCCCCCAAAACGACCACCGATTTCCGTCATATCATCGACGACGACAGCATCGATGCGATCGTGGTCGGCACGCCCGACCACTGGCATGCGATCCCCACGATTCTCGGCTGTCTGGCCGGCAAAGACGTGTACGTCGAGAAGCCCGACGGACACAACATTGTCGAAGGCCAGCGGATGGTGGCCGCCGCCCGCAAGCACGGCCGCGTGGTGCAGATGGGTTCGCAGCACCGCTCGACCGACCGTCTGATCAGCGCGCTCGATTACATTCGCACCGGCGCGCTGGGGAAAGTGCTGTTCGCCAAAGCCTGGGAAAGCACCCGGCAACGCTCGATCGGCAACCCGCCCGACTCCCAGCCGCCGTCGGGCGTCGATTACGACATGTGGCTGGGCGCGGCGCCGAAGCGTCCGTTCAATCCGTGCCGCTTCCACGGAAACTGGCGCTGGTTCTTCGACACGGGCACCGGCGACCTGGGGAACGACGGCGTGCACCGGCTGGACATGGCCTTCGCCGCCATGAATGCCGCCTGTGAAGCGCAGGGCGATGCGCCCTGCGTGCTGCCCCGGAAGATCTCCGCCATGGGCGGCAAGCGGTATTTCGACGACGCGCAGGAATTCGCCGATACCCTGCAGGTGGCCTATGAGTACGAATCGGCCACCCCCAAAATCCTCACCTATGAAATGCGGATCTGGGCTCCCTACGACATGGACGACGAATCCGAAGGCGCCGCCATTTACGGCGACCTGGGCTATATGATCATCGGCAACGAACGCTGGCGCGCCTACAGCAGCAAAGGCCTGGTGAAAGAAGTCCAAGGCGACTCCTTCGAAGGCCCGCACGTGCAGAACTTTATCGACTGCATCAAATCGCGGAACAAACCGGCCTGCGATCTGGAAACGGTCGGGCACCCGGCGTCGCTGCTGTGCCATGCGGGCAATGTGGCCTGGCGCGTGGGACGCAGCTTGACTTTCGACGCCGCGACCGAAACGTTTGTCGGCGACGAAGAAGCGAACGCCCTTCGCGGTCGGCCCGAATGGCGCAAGCCCTGGGTCTTGCCGGAAGTGTAA